In Dromaius novaehollandiae isolate bDroNov1 chromosome 2, bDroNov1.hap1, whole genome shotgun sequence, one DNA window encodes the following:
- the YTHDF3 gene encoding YTH domain-containing family protein 3 — translation MSATSVDQRPKGQANKVSVQNGSIHQKDAVNDDDFEPYLSSQTNQSNSYPPMSDPYMPSYYAPSIGFPYSLGEAAWSTAGDPPMPYLTTYGQMSNGEHHYIPDGVFSQPGALGNTPPFLGQHGFNFFPGNADFSTWGTSGSQGQSTQSSAYSSSYGYPPSSLGRAIADGQAGFGSDTLSKVPGISSIEQGMTGLKIGGDMTAAVTKTVGSALSSTGMTSIAANSVPAVSSSAPKPTSWAAIARKPAKPQPKLKPKGNVGIGGPAVPPPPIKHNMNIGTWDDKGSVVKAPPAQPVLPPQTIIQQPQPLIQPPPLVQSQLPQQQPQPQQPQQQQGPQQQAQPHQLQQQQLQNRWVAPRNRGVGFSQNNGAGSENFGLGVVSVSSSPSGVEVHPVLEKLKAINNYNPKDFDWNLKNGRVFIIKSYSEDDIHRSIKYSIWCSTEHGNKRLDAAYRSLNGKGPLYLLFSVNGSGHFCGVAEMKSVVDYNAYAGVWSQDKWKGKFDVKWIFVKDVPNNQLRHIRLENNDNKPVTNSRDTQEVPLEKAKQVLKIIATFKHTTSIFDDFAHYEKRQEEEEAMRRERNRNKQ, via the exons AGACCTAAAGGACAGGCGAATAAAG TTTCAGTACAAAACGGTTCGATTCATCAAAAGGATGCAGTAAATGATGATGATTTTGAGCCATATCTAAGTAGTCAGACAAATCAG agTAACAGCTATCCACCAATGTCAGACCCATACATGCCTAGTTATTATGCTCCATCCATTGGATTTCCGTACTCTTTAGGTGAAGCAGCATGGTCAACTGCAGGTGACCCTCCAATGCCATACTTGACAACTTATGGACAGATGAGTAATGGTGAACACCATTACATACCTGATGGTGTATTTAGTCAACCTGGGGCATTAGGAAATACCCCTCCATTTCTTGGGCAGcatggatttaatttttttcctgggaatGCAGACTTCTCTACGTGGGGGACAAGTGGATCTCAGGGACAATCAACACAAAGCTCTGCTTACAGCAGCAGCTATGGCTATCCACCTAGTTCTCTTGGGAGAGCCATAGCAGATGGACAGGCTGGATTTGGCAGTGATACTCTGAGCAAGGTGCCTGGGATTAGCAGCATTGAGCAAGGCATGACTGGACTGAAAATTGGTGGAGATATGACAGCTGCTGTAACAAAAACTGTAGGTTCAGCTCTGAGCAGTACAGGTATGACAAGCATTGCAGCAAACAGCGTGCCTGCAGTTAGCAGTTCAGCACCCAAACCAACCTCATGGGCTGCCATTGCAAGGAAGCCTGCTAAACCTCAGCCGAAACTCAAGCCTAAAGGTAACGTGGGTATTGGGGGCCCTGCTGTACCACCACCACCTATAAAACACAACATGAACATTGGAACTTGGGATGACAAAGGGTCAGTGGTAAAAGCACCCCCAGCCCAACCAGTACTGCCTCCTCAGACTATAATCCAGCAGCCTCAGCCATTAATTCAACCACCACCACTGGTGCAAAGCCAACTGCctcaacagcagcctcagccacAGCAACCACAGCAGCAACAAGGACCTCAGCAGCAGGCCCAGCCTCACCAGTTGCAGCAGCAacagctgcaaaaccgctgggtaGCTCCTCGTAACAGGGGTGTGGGCTTCAGCCAGAACAATGGAGCTGGTAGTGAAAACTTTGGTTTAGGTGTTGTATCCGTCAGCTCCTCACCTTCTGGTGTGGAAGTGCACCCAGTGCTGGAGAAACTAAAGGCCATAAACAACTACAATCCCAAAGACTTCGATTGGAATCTGAAGAATGGACGTGTGTTTATAATCAAAAGCTATTCAGAGGACGATATTCATCGCTCCATTAAGTACTCTATCTGGTGTAGTACTGAACATGGTAATAAACGCTTGGATGCTGCTTACCGTTCACTGAATGGAAAAGGCCCACTCTATTTACTCTTCAGTGTGAATGGCAGTGGACACTTTTGTGGAGTGGCTGAGATGAAGTCTGTTGTGGACTACAATGCATATGCTGGAGTCTGGTCTCAGGATAAGTGGAAGGGGAAGTTTGATGTTAAATGGATCTTTGTCAAAGACGTTCCCAATAACCAACTGCGGCATATTCGCTTGGAAAACAATGACAACAAACCGGTTACCAATTCGAGGGACACTCAAGAGGTACCCCTAGAAAAAGCCAAGCAAGTGCTTAAAATAATTGCTACTTTCAAGCATACCACCTCAATCTTTGATGACTTTGCACATTATGAAAAGCgtcaagaggaggaggaagccatGCGTAGG gagagaAATAGAAACAAACAATAA